In Paenibacillus kyungheensis, the following are encoded in one genomic region:
- a CDS encoding 5-methyltetrahydropteroyltriglutamate--homocysteine S-methyltransferase, producing MTFSTSLQRTVAPFRADQVGSLLRTDKIKQARLDLTNGTLDAEQLRMIENEEIRRIVAKQEEIGLLSITDGEFRRAWWHFDFLERLDGVEGYDTEGGIQFHNTTTKAHGVKVTGKIDFTTHSHLEDYKFLHSVVSTGHTAKMTIPSPNMLLFRGQIQTDLYRDPEVLLHDLAEAYKKAIRAFYDAGCRYLQLDDTSWAAFFSEEAKAKLRSNGKDPDQMLADAAKLINQSVADRPADMTITMHICRGNFRSTWAASGGYDGAAETILDGLDLDGLFMEYDDERSGSFDALRFVKRPNLQIVLGLVTSKYGELENPDDIKRRIDAASKFVNLDQLCLSPQCGFASTEEGNLLTEEQQWDKLRHVIHIAQDVWK from the coding sequence ATGACATTTTCGACTTCTCTTCAACGCACAGTAGCGCCTTTTCGCGCAGATCAAGTAGGCAGTCTATTACGCACAGATAAGATCAAGCAAGCTCGTCTGGACTTGACTAACGGTACACTGGATGCAGAACAACTACGCATGATAGAAAATGAAGAAATTCGCCGCATTGTTGCCAAACAAGAAGAAATCGGTCTATTGTCGATAACAGATGGTGAATTCCGCCGAGCTTGGTGGCACTTTGACTTTCTAGAACGTTTGGATGGTGTAGAAGGCTATGATACCGAAGGTGGTATTCAATTCCACAATACAACGACCAAAGCACATGGTGTCAAAGTCACAGGCAAAATCGACTTTACTACTCACTCGCATCTAGAAGATTACAAATTTCTTCATAGTGTTGTGAGTACAGGTCATACTGCCAAAATGACGATTCCAAGTCCAAATATGTTGTTATTCCGCGGACAAATTCAGACCGATCTGTATCGTGATCCTGAAGTGTTATTACATGATCTAGCTGAAGCATACAAAAAAGCGATTCGTGCTTTTTACGATGCAGGTTGTCGTTATCTGCAACTGGATGATACGTCCTGGGCTGCATTCTTTTCAGAAGAAGCCAAAGCCAAATTACGCAGTAATGGCAAAGACCCTGATCAAATGCTGGCTGATGCCGCTAAATTAATCAACCAATCAGTAGCTGATCGCCCGGCGGATATGACGATTACGATGCATATTTGCCGTGGTAACTTCCGCTCGACATGGGCAGCATCCGGTGGCTATGATGGTGCCGCTGAAACGATTTTGGATGGACTGGATCTGGATGGATTATTTATGGAATACGATGATGAGCGTTCAGGATCATTCGATGCGTTGCGCTTTGTGAAGCGTCCGAACTTACAGATTGTGCTTGGTCTGGTCACTTCTAAATATGGTGAATTAGAGAATCCTGATGATATCAAGCGCCGGATTGATGCTGCCTCCAAATTCGTTAATTTAGATCAATTGTGCTTGAGTCCACAATGCGGATTTGCTTCAACTGAAGAAGGTAATTTGCTGACAGAAGAGCAACAATGGGATAAGTTACGTCATGTCATCCATATTGCTCAGGATGTATGGAAATAA
- a CDS encoding YjgB family protein, translating into MKTQKSIKQMICTATLTGVLAVGTLGVTSGISPVQTASAATTSKVTASDSQMALKTLNSFYKPALKGQFPGNASAFTVGKTTRNEVVKAFGKPDQAMKDSDGFDVYHAEMGNPGYAFNYKLTKIREMRYMGTSVERQTNIGGITMKMLLKNWYTPTSTTTIKNGKLKQTKVTYVRGAYQLEFIFNSSTELDHINLREKGV; encoded by the coding sequence ATGAAGACTCAGAAATCGATCAAACAAATGATATGTACAGCAACACTGACAGGAGTATTAGCTGTGGGTACACTTGGAGTAACCAGTGGAATATCTCCGGTACAGACAGCATCTGCTGCTACAACGAGTAAAGTCACTGCTAGCGATAGTCAAATGGCTTTGAAAACATTAAATAGCTTTTACAAGCCAGCATTGAAAGGTCAATTCCCGGGCAATGCCAGTGCATTTACTGTGGGTAAAACGACAAGAAATGAAGTAGTCAAAGCTTTCGGTAAGCCTGATCAAGCGATGAAAGACTCTGATGGATTTGATGTGTATCATGCAGAGATGGGTAACCCTGGTTATGCATTCAATTACAAATTAACAAAGATTCGTGAAATGCGTTATATGGGCACAAGTGTAGAACGCCAGACGAATATTGGCGGGATTACGATGAAAATGTTGCTCAAAAACTGGTATACACCAACATCTACTACTACGATCAAAAACGGTAAACTGAAACAAACCAAAGTGACGTATGTTCGTGGAGCGTATCAGTTAGAATTTATTTTCAACAGTAGTACAGAGCTAGATCATATCAATTTGCGTGAAAAAGGCGTATAA
- the pepT gene encoding peptidase T yields the protein MKNELIDRLTSYVQIDTQSNEDSETCPSTPGQWTLLHQLVEELEQIGMEDVTLDGNGYVMATLPSNTDQPAPVIGFLAHVDTATDFTGKNVKPQLLENYNGGDILLNQNEGIVLSPKDFPELEQYKGHTLITTDGTTLLGADNKAGIAEIMTAMHYLIDHPEIKHGKIRVAFTPDEEIGRGPHLFDVAKFGAEYAYTVDGGPLGELEYETFNAAAAKVTCKGSNVHPGTAKNKMVNAAKIAMELHRRLPAGEAPEFTEGYEGFFHLSSINGDVEETQLSYIIRDFKREDFDHKKNLLNSIVEEFRQTYGENNILIDMKDQYYNMREKIEPVKHIVDIAGQAMKNVGVEPHITPVRGGTDGAQLSYMGLPTPNIFTGGENYHGKFEYVSVNNMVKATEVIVEITQLFAKPNQA from the coding sequence GTGAAAAACGAACTGATTGATCGCTTAACTTCTTATGTGCAAATAGATACACAATCCAATGAGGATAGTGAGACATGCCCTTCTACACCCGGACAATGGACGCTTCTTCATCAATTGGTAGAAGAATTAGAACAGATCGGTATGGAAGATGTCACATTAGATGGTAACGGTTATGTGATGGCGACTTTACCTTCAAATACAGATCAACCAGCACCTGTTATTGGCTTTTTAGCTCATGTGGATACAGCGACTGATTTTACAGGGAAAAATGTAAAACCTCAACTGCTTGAAAATTACAACGGTGGCGATATTCTACTTAACCAGAATGAAGGGATTGTGTTATCCCCAAAAGACTTTCCTGAATTGGAGCAATATAAAGGTCATACATTGATCACTACTGATGGAACTACACTTCTTGGTGCAGATAACAAAGCAGGGATTGCTGAGATTATGACAGCGATGCACTATCTGATCGATCATCCAGAGATTAAGCATGGCAAGATCAGAGTTGCTTTTACACCGGATGAAGAGATTGGTAGAGGTCCTCATTTGTTCGATGTAGCTAAGTTCGGTGCCGAATATGCGTACACAGTAGACGGTGGCCCTCTTGGAGAACTGGAGTACGAGACATTTAATGCCGCAGCAGCCAAAGTCACGTGCAAAGGTAGTAATGTGCATCCAGGTACTGCCAAAAATAAAATGGTAAATGCTGCGAAAATCGCGATGGAATTGCATCGTCGTCTACCTGCAGGAGAAGCGCCTGAATTTACAGAAGGCTATGAAGGATTCTTCCATCTGTCTTCGATCAATGGTGATGTAGAAGAAACGCAATTGTCTTATATTATTCGTGACTTCAAACGGGAAGACTTCGATCATAAGAAAAATCTTCTGAATAGCATTGTCGAAGAATTCAGACAAACCTATGGCGAGAACAATATCTTGATCGATATGAAAGATCAGTACTATAATATGCGTGAAAAAATCGAACCTGTAAAACATATCGTTGATATTGCAGGACAAGCGATGAAAAACGTAGGGGTTGAACCTCATATTACACCGGTTCGCGGTGGTACAGATGGTGCTCAATTATCGTATATGGGTCTGCCTACACCGAATATTTTTACAGGTGGCGAAAATTATCATGGCAAATTCGAGTATGTATCTGTCAACAATATGGTGAAAGCTACAGAAGTGATTGTAGAAATCACTCAACTGTTTGCTAAGCCCAATCAGGCGTAA
- a CDS encoding methyl-accepting chemotaxis protein, translating into MSMLDSFLLFVPYIGKILRERATVCLYDKTHMLYYEQLDGIDLGFKTGDVLPAGFDNFSSLPDKVNPSISHYPKEMFGVPLEGINVPIYDGNTLFAVLSVNYDKSTKENLDSVLQENVSAADGLVDMVQHVAAHAQQLQATSEQILQNSKITVEKSGKINEVATLIKDISEQTNLLGLNAAIEAARVGELGAGFGVVATEVRKLSVNAKQATGDIETALRDVQQSIRHMENEIAQITASSQEQSSLVGSFTDVIERLQSASTEMKSITNNLYRYSVPLNK; encoded by the coding sequence ATGAGTATGCTTGATTCTTTTTTACTATTTGTGCCGTACATTGGAAAAATTTTGAGAGAAAGAGCCACAGTATGTTTGTACGACAAGACACATATGCTTTACTATGAACAGTTAGATGGTATCGATCTTGGTTTCAAAACAGGTGATGTTCTTCCAGCCGGATTCGATAATTTCTCTTCCCTCCCCGACAAAGTCAATCCTTCTATTAGTCATTATCCCAAAGAAATGTTCGGTGTGCCGTTAGAAGGAATCAACGTTCCTATCTATGATGGTAATACACTATTTGCTGTACTTTCTGTTAATTATGATAAGAGTACAAAAGAAAACCTGGATTCTGTGTTACAAGAAAATGTATCTGCTGCTGATGGTCTTGTTGATATGGTGCAACATGTTGCCGCTCATGCACAGCAACTACAAGCAACGAGCGAACAAATTTTGCAAAATAGCAAAATAACAGTTGAGAAATCAGGCAAAATTAATGAAGTCGCTACATTGATCAAAGATATCTCTGAACAAACGAATTTGCTAGGTCTAAATGCCGCTATTGAAGCTGCTCGTGTAGGTGAATTGGGTGCAGGATTTGGTGTGGTTGCAACTGAAGTTCGTAAATTGTCAGTGAATGCCAAACAAGCCACTGGAGATATCGAAACCGCTCTTCGTGATGTACAACAATCGATTCGCCATATGGAAAATGAAATTGCTCAAATTACAGCCTCTTCTCAAGAACAATCTTCTCTTGTTGGTTCATTTACAGACGTGATTGAACGCTTGCAATCCGCAAGTACAGAAATGAAATCGATCACCAACAATCTATACCGCTACAGCGTCCCTCTTAACAAATAA
- a CDS encoding NAD(P)H-binding protein, giving the protein MDMETTASEETTIQHRPKIALTGASGYIGHNLLKRLTDEYDVIALSRHGDDKENSEHVEWRSCELFSISDAEKALKGADYAIYLVHSMMPTAKLTQAHFEDMDVILADHFARAAKKNGIKQIVYLSGIIPEGVPRENLSRHLRSRLEVEQILGSYGVPVTTIRAGLIVGPQGSSFPILAKLVQRLPIMTLPTWTRTETHPIALSDVLQALKKSIGSDELYDRAIDVGGPDIMTYKQMMMKTAEVMEKKRSFHDVPFLTIHLSRLWVTLVTGMPKEMVYPLVESLAHPMVANPERKVEGISDGQITFEESAKSALEEEEKEKEKAQEKKEQSGSSPEHKTESVSDVRSIQRVVLPDGKNADWAGKYYMKWLGGIAKWLIRTEYDGSSIYRVYIRPSSQPILELTYSPELSSEDSAVYHITGGAFTKTKENHEGRLEFLQVPGTQDCVIAIHDYLPSLPWFIYKFTQAKVHLWVMYAFRRHLKRMIKSGKQHEFPEGHQSQDSQHPATHTMSSSHSTP; this is encoded by the coding sequence ATGGATATGGAGACAACTGCAAGCGAAGAAACGACTATACAACACCGTCCTAAAATTGCCTTAACAGGAGCAAGTGGTTATATCGGGCACAATTTGCTGAAGCGGTTAACAGATGAGTATGATGTGATTGCTTTATCCAGACATGGCGATGACAAAGAAAATAGTGAGCATGTTGAATGGCGTTCTTGTGAGCTATTCTCGATATCTGATGCAGAGAAGGCACTCAAAGGTGCAGATTATGCTATTTATCTTGTGCATTCTATGATGCCTACTGCCAAGTTGACCCAGGCTCATTTTGAAGATATGGACGTGATTTTAGCAGACCATTTTGCCAGAGCAGCCAAAAAGAATGGTATCAAACAAATTGTGTATTTAAGCGGCATTATTCCTGAAGGTGTACCACGGGAAAATTTATCGCGTCATCTACGCAGTCGTCTAGAAGTAGAGCAAATTCTAGGTTCTTATGGAGTACCTGTGACAACGATTCGGGCTGGATTGATTGTGGGACCGCAAGGTTCTTCGTTCCCGATTCTAGCGAAGTTGGTTCAGCGTCTACCGATTATGACACTACCAACATGGACACGCACCGAGACGCATCCGATTGCACTATCTGATGTATTGCAAGCTTTGAAAAAGAGTATCGGCAGTGATGAGTTATACGATCGGGCAATCGATGTTGGTGGTCCTGATATTATGACCTACAAACAAATGATGATGAAAACCGCAGAAGTGATGGAGAAAAAGCGTTCGTTCCATGATGTTCCTTTTCTAACGATCCATCTTTCTCGTCTCTGGGTGACATTGGTTACCGGTATGCCTAAAGAAATGGTTTATCCTTTGGTAGAAAGTTTAGCGCATCCGATGGTCGCTAATCCTGAACGCAAAGTAGAAGGCATTAGCGATGGACAGATTACTTTTGAAGAGTCTGCCAAATCTGCACTTGAAGAAGAAGAGAAGGAAAAAGAAAAAGCACAAGAGAAAAAGGAACAATCTGGTTCTTCTCCTGAACACAAAACCGAATCGGTATCCGATGTGCGTTCGATTCAACGTGTTGTTTTGCCGGATGGTAAAAATGCCGATTGGGCTGGTAAATACTATATGAAATGGCTGGGTGGAATCGCCAAATGGTTGATTCGCACCGAGTACGATGGTAGCAGTATTTATCGCGTCTATATCCGCCCTTCCAGTCAACCTATTTTGGAGTTAACATATTCTCCTGAATTGAGTAGCGAAGATAGTGCCGTCTACCATATTACAGGTGGTGCATTTACCAAAACGAAAGAAAATCATGAAGGACGATTGGAATTTCTACAAGTTCCTGGCACACAGGATTGTGTTATTGCTATTCATGATTATCTTCCATCATTACCATGGTTTATTTACAAATTCACGCAAGCCAAAGTCCATCTATGGGTTATGTATGCATTCCGCCGTCATTTAAAACGGATGATCAAAAGTGGCAAGCAACATGAATTCCCAGAAGGTCATCAATCTCAAGATTCACAACATCCGGCTACTCATACGATGAGCAGTTCACATAGTACGCCGTAA
- a CDS encoding YkgJ family cysteine cluster protein: MECRVGCAACCIAISISSPIPGMPKGKPAGVPCPQLTAERRCGLFGRPERPDVCGGLPASLEMCGTTNEEAFAYLEALEQATAPTKRSH; encoded by the coding sequence ATGGAATGTCGGGTTGGCTGTGCCGCCTGTTGTATAGCAATCTCTATCTCTTCCCCAATCCCCGGTATGCCGAAAGGCAAGCCTGCTGGAGTTCCTTGTCCACAATTGACCGCAGAACGTCGTTGCGGATTGTTCGGTCGACCAGAACGTCCAGATGTATGTGGTGGGTTACCAGCTTCATTGGAAATGTGTGGCACTACCAATGAAGAAGCTTTTGCTTATCTAGAAGCCTTAGAGCAAGCTACTGCTCCAACAAAGCGTTCTCACTAA